The following are encoded in a window of Candidatus Eremiobacteraceae bacterium genomic DNA:
- a CDS encoding TonB-dependent receptor — protein sequence MLPKLRFLAVAILAAIAVAGQGTLVLAGTTGALNGSVTLQDGTPLAGVKITAASPSESVSTITGSSGHFSFVSLTPDTYEVTGSKDGYDTTAQPGISVFADNTQVVKLTMQASAKVLGHVTTTAASALVKAGTTSDVYSVSAATQAKVASLGGGGSLDAAYGAIASTPGVVVPAGQSGWFQTIHIRGGDFDQVGYEFDGVPVLRSYDNYPTSTASALGQQELQVYTGAAPASSESQGLAGYINQVIRNGTYPGYGELSLGMGGPALYNKASLEIGGATPDRNFTYFVGVGGYHQSFRYFDENNGASLQNLWGTPSNRLPCPHNSTDLNFESCYSTHIGPGGIALASPVDSLNVSDVWDYENVVNLHFGVPHRNDAGKDDIQLLYDNSYLHNTYYGSASDWGVTVPGLQQTLNNGAPVFGYASGPGLGYQYMGRVGGVLGSGVTADQLQGMVNPVNFAYNPNSTHRSPYSALLGTFANIDPNQRDGTANPNSIIKLQYQKNIGTSSYFRIYAYNNYSLWPQTCPNTGWTTFVGYCPLNYYVQTMTNGVSASYANQINDKNLINLEVGDTFANDYRANDDTMINELVGINRNTGADSFLYAVNKNAPRSGICYTPAGEAVSCYSGNAATVGLSDAANGAANLTLPDSCGSGPCEWFAAENGRYGGGNQAKPTFLSASLTDQWKPTSQLLFNIGVRMDSFRYKLSDTGGPARDFWFNAFNSSYCVVPGAGQVPFYNTANDGGVSQPCPMVNGVQSVASIIKNLPNDTTSYNEFEPRIGGTYTLNPNNVLRFSYGKYTQAPNTAFEQYNLLQQDLASYDAVNFWPIGFTTTTHAVRPPTSNNYDFSWEHQSGDMSFKMTPFLRQTKDQIQNFFLNQKTGFISGLNVGRQTSDGVEFELTKGDFNHNGLSGLFSLTFTRSLIKYSPTQNGGSVLSTVNVAIQQYNSFTKACAGAAPSTNPNAPCGSFGGVNSVATELNGVANPYYNAPARPLFDLGGAYLPFTQIPGAVEAAVGSYETPLSATVVLNLKHDKWAISPQFQFFEGGYYGDPLTG from the coding sequence ATGTTACCAAAGCTAAGATTCTTAGCGGTAGCGATACTCGCGGCGATCGCCGTCGCCGGTCAGGGAACGTTGGTTCTGGCCGGCACGACCGGAGCGCTCAACGGTAGTGTGACGTTGCAGGACGGCACACCGTTAGCAGGCGTGAAGATCACGGCAGCGTCACCATCCGAGTCTGTTTCGACCATAACCGGCAGTTCAGGACATTTCTCATTCGTCTCGCTCACGCCGGACACGTATGAAGTCACGGGAAGCAAGGACGGATACGACACGACAGCGCAACCCGGCATCTCGGTTTTCGCAGACAATACTCAGGTCGTGAAACTGACGATGCAAGCGTCCGCCAAAGTCCTCGGACATGTCACGACCACTGCAGCTAGTGCGCTTGTGAAGGCCGGAACGACGTCCGACGTCTACTCGGTCAGTGCGGCCACGCAAGCCAAAGTCGCATCGCTCGGCGGCGGCGGCAGTCTCGATGCCGCATACGGCGCCATCGCATCAACGCCCGGCGTCGTGGTTCCAGCCGGACAGAGCGGTTGGTTCCAAACCATCCACATCCGCGGCGGCGACTTCGACCAAGTCGGCTACGAGTTCGACGGTGTACCCGTCCTGCGCTCGTACGATAACTATCCCACGTCGACCGCCTCCGCGCTCGGCCAACAGGAGCTGCAAGTCTACACGGGCGCAGCGCCTGCCAGCTCCGAGTCGCAAGGCTTGGCCGGCTACATCAACCAGGTCATCCGCAATGGCACGTATCCGGGCTATGGCGAATTGAGCCTCGGCATGGGCGGGCCCGCGCTCTACAACAAAGCCAGCCTTGAGATCGGCGGCGCCACACCGGATCGCAACTTCACGTACTTCGTGGGCGTCGGCGGCTATCACCAGTCGTTCCGTTACTTCGATGAGAACAACGGGGCCAGCCTACAGAACTTGTGGGGAACGCCGTCAAACCGCTTGCCGTGTCCGCACAATAGCACCGACTTGAACTTCGAGTCATGCTATTCGACGCACATCGGTCCTGGCGGCATCGCGCTTGCCTCGCCGGTGGACAGCTTGAACGTCTCGGACGTCTGGGACTACGAAAACGTCGTCAACCTGCACTTCGGCGTGCCGCATAGGAACGACGCGGGCAAGGACGACATCCAACTGCTGTACGACAACTCGTATCTGCACAACACGTACTATGGTTCGGCTTCCGACTGGGGCGTCACCGTTCCCGGTCTGCAGCAGACCCTCAACAACGGAGCGCCCGTGTTCGGCTACGCGAGTGGCCCTGGCCTCGGCTACCAGTACATGGGCCGAGTCGGCGGCGTGCTCGGCTCGGGCGTGACGGCCGATCAGCTGCAAGGCATGGTCAACCCTGTGAACTTCGCGTACAATCCGAACAGCACGCATCGGTCGCCGTATTCGGCCCTTTTGGGAACCTTCGCGAACATCGATCCCAACCAGCGCGACGGCACGGCCAACCCCAATTCGATCATCAAGCTGCAGTACCAGAAGAACATCGGCACTTCTTCGTACTTCAGAATCTACGCCTACAACAACTACTCGTTGTGGCCGCAGACGTGTCCGAACACGGGCTGGACCACCTTCGTCGGCTACTGCCCGCTCAACTACTACGTGCAGACGATGACCAACGGCGTCAGCGCGTCGTACGCGAACCAGATCAACGACAAGAACCTCATAAACCTCGAAGTCGGTGACACGTTTGCCAACGACTACCGCGCTAACGACGACACGATGATCAACGAGTTGGTCGGCATCAATCGCAACACGGGGGCCGACTCGTTCCTGTACGCGGTCAACAAGAACGCGCCGCGTTCGGGCATTTGCTACACGCCGGCGGGCGAGGCCGTGAGTTGCTATAGCGGCAACGCAGCCACCGTCGGTCTGTCCGATGCGGCGAACGGCGCGGCGAATCTGACGTTGCCCGATTCGTGCGGCAGCGGTCCATGCGAATGGTTCGCAGCGGAAAACGGCCGGTACGGCGGCGGCAATCAAGCCAAGCCGACGTTTTTGTCCGCCTCACTGACAGACCAGTGGAAACCCACATCGCAGCTGCTGTTCAACATCGGCGTACGTATGGACAGCTTCCGCTACAAACTGTCGGATACCGGCGGACCGGCGCGCGACTTCTGGTTCAATGCGTTCAACAGCTCGTATTGCGTCGTCCCCGGCGCCGGTCAGGTGCCGTTCTACAATACCGCCAATGACGGCGGCGTGAGTCAGCCCTGTCCGATGGTGAACGGCGTCCAATCGGTGGCGTCGATCATCAAGAATCTGCCGAACGACACCACATCGTACAACGAGTTCGAGCCGCGCATCGGGGGCACGTACACGCTCAATCCGAACAACGTGCTGCGCTTCAGCTACGGCAAGTACACCCAGGCGCCGAACACCGCGTTCGAACAGTACAACCTGCTGCAACAGGACCTAGCTTCCTACGACGCGGTCAATTTCTGGCCGATCGGTTTCACGACGACGACACACGCGGTGCGGCCACCGACATCGAACAACTACGACTTCTCGTGGGAGCACCAGTCCGGCGACATGAGCTTCAAGATGACGCCGTTCTTACGCCAGACGAAAGATCAGATCCAGAACTTCTTCCTCAACCAGAAGACGGGCTTCATCTCCGGACTCAACGTCGGCCGCCAGACGTCCGACGGCGTCGAGTTCGAACTGACGAAGGGCGACTTCAACCACAACGGGTTGTCCGGACTGTTCTCGCTGACGTTCACACGCAGCTTGATCAAATACAGTCCGACGCAGAATGGCGGCAGCGTGCTCAGTACGGTGAATGTCGCCATCCAGCAATACAACTCGTTCACAAAGGCATGCGCCGGCGCAGCGCCCTCGACTAATCCAAATGCGCCATGCGGCAGCTTCGGCGGCGTCAATTCCGTGGCGACGGAATTGAACGGGGTCGCCAACCCATACTACAACGCACCTGCCCGGCCGCTGTTCGACCTGGGCGGAGCGTACTTGCCGTTCACTCAGATACCCGGCGCCGTCGAAGCGGCAGTAGGCTCGTACGAAACCCCATTGAGTGCTACGGTCGTGCTGAACCTCAAGCACGACAAATGGGCCATCTCGCCGCAGTTCCAGTTCTTCGAGGGCGGCTACTACGGTGATCCGTTGACAGGG
- a CDS encoding helix-turn-helix domain-containing protein: MLYHPEEIEMRLAAGTKIDGDLGDRPLRAMAASPAEARRVANVTLYPQLAALTVDDVLISIGSKEFALARALFEKPGAVVTHKRCFAALGGAPDSKSASLLSVHIYNMRRKLRAAGAKAELAVVYGRGYLVRELCPQG; the protein is encoded by the coding sequence ATGCTCTATCATCCGGAGGAAATCGAAATGCGGCTCGCGGCGGGCACGAAAATCGACGGCGATCTCGGCGATCGGCCGCTGCGCGCGATGGCAGCGTCGCCTGCCGAAGCACGCAGAGTCGCGAACGTCACGCTCTATCCGCAACTCGCCGCGCTGACTGTCGACGATGTGCTGATTTCTATTGGTTCAAAAGAATTTGCGCTTGCGCGGGCGCTCTTTGAAAAACCCGGTGCGGTCGTCACGCACAAGCGCTGCTTCGCGGCGCTTGGCGGCGCTCCCGATTCGAAATCGGCCAGCCTGCTCAGCGTTCACATATATAACATGCGGCGCAAATTACGCGCAGCCGGCGCCAAGGCAGAACTTGCGGTGGTGTACGGACGCGGTTACCTCGTGCGCGAACTCTGTCCGCAAGGATAA